Genomic window (Chelmon rostratus isolate fCheRos1 chromosome 15, fCheRos1.pri, whole genome shotgun sequence):
TGTGGGATGAGCTTCTGGACCACTTTACTGAAAGCCTCAAATATGGAGTGGTCGTATATACTGGTTAAATAGAAGCTGTAGAGATCAAGGAGAATAATCTGTCTCAGAATAGGTTTCAATAACAAACTACTTCACAGTTAAATCCTTTTTCACCAATCAAAAAAGCATTAGCATTTCAAggttatcacacacacaaacagtattaCAGTCACAATATTACAATTCCTGTGGAACAGGAAGAAATGTTTCAATAATGATAAAGATATACTTTTCCACAAAACTCTTTTGTGGTTTAAAATACGATCTAAACCAGGGGTGTCAAACATACGGCCCGCGGGCCGGAACCGGCCCCCAAGGAGGTTTGATCAGGCCCGCAGGATAAtttaaaagtggaaaaaatgcaCAAACGACATggaattcatatttttaataagATGCAATTCACGGATTGTCCACTAGGGGCAGATTGGTGCAGAGTGGTGCTGTTTTGATCAGCGTAGAAGACAACATACATGCATTTAAGTTGAAGCTGACTTTGTGGGAGACGCAACTGGCAAGTGGCAACCCTGCTCATTTTCCCTGTctgagagatgtgtgtgtgaccagaCCTGGTGCGGACGTGAAGCGGTACAAAGACAGGATTGCAGGATTACTGTGGGAGTTTGAGAAACGTTTTCAGGTATTTGGTGAACTTGAGACAGAATTTTCAGTTTTTCGCTCACCTTTCACAGTTAAAGCTTCTGATCTGCCGGTCGAAATCCAGCTAGAAATAATTGATTTGCAATGTGATGGAGATTTGAAGGGCAAATTTGCCTCCGTAGGTCTGGACAAATTTTACCAGTATCTACTACCAGGGTACCCCAAATTAACAGCCCTGGCTGCTAaaattttgtgcatgtttggaACAACCTACCTTTGTGAACAAATCTTCTCAGTAATGaatatcaataaaacaaaaatgcgTTCAAGGCTCACAAACAAGCACTTAAATGACATTCTGAAAGTGTCAGCTAGTCAGGACATGACACCTGGTATTGATGCACTTGTACAGGCCAAAAGATGCCAAATatcaggaacaaaaacaagtccAGACTAGACTAACGCCTTTAAAATGCTGCCTTAGAATGAAGAATACAGCATTGTGAATATGAATCCTTACTGTGGTGATTTAAAAAATGGGCAATTTAATGTTAGTCAGCAGCTTCACTACATAAAAGTATGGTGGAAATCTACTGTTCATGCAACTCCATACATTTTCagtatgtattgtatgtgtatgtacgTTTCATGTATGAAGTTTACACATTCAGGAGATGTGAATACTTTCTTCTTTACACATTTAACAGCACTCTCCTTAGTTTGTAAGGTGTAGGCAGGGATTAAATATAGATTTTATAGGCACATGTGCAAATGGTTTAAAAATTCCTTTCTTTATAAATCTCATTTAATCTTAAAATGCATtactatattttttttttattgttaaggTTTTGTGCCTTTGTAGAAACAGTGGGATCAGTTGCAATGCATATATGTGAATGATAAAAGTAAATTGCACATTTGTCTaaggaaatatgaaatgttttgtaaaaGGAATGTTCATTAAATTTCATAATTTTCCTAATGTTCTTGTGCTTCTTTacaccaaaacaaatgaaagacatGATATTTTGGTTATTTATAGCATGTATGGTATAATTCTAATGGTCCGGCCCACTTGACATCCACCAAGGCCATATGTGGCCCGTGATTTGAAATGAGTTTGACACCCCTGATCTAAACACAAGCATCTGTACAATAAATTTATTGAAATATAAACTTAAACTGGTGaaatttaaattcaaatcaGTAAATGTAAACTTTGGTCACTACCCAAAAGGTACTGCAGTTCAGTTGCCAGCATTAATCTCCATTTGGCTATTTATTTATCTAGAGCAGTGATTCTCTGGGTGGTGTCAAAGGACCCTTACACACCTTTCTGGAGCATTGCAGTTATATGAAGTTAAATTTCACTGCAATGATTTCTCCAACTACTTTTTAACTACAAGTTACATCACCACCTGGCACAAAGTAGAAAGTTATTGAAAGTTTTCTCTATAATGGCCCACATCAAATGTGTCAGATTTAGTTCCAGTGAGTCTATTTATCACTTTCCATGGCATGAACATATTGAAGAATGCTGACTGTAAAGATTTAAGACTGAAATTTAAAATTATGAAATATACAAATCTGCAGGTAAAACCCACCTCAGGTGTATTTGCTCCAGGCCGGCATCTGCGAGGTCATCGTTGGCTCGTTTGTGAATGTCCCTCTGCTTCTCGATCTTATGGTCATCTGAGAGGCCATCCACTTTGTGGATGAACACCTCAAAGTTAATGTCCGGGTTGACTTTGTAGGCCCTGGTCACTGTGAGATGTAGTCTGCTCAGAGCCTCCACGTAATCATCCTAttatgacaaagacaaaagattCACATCACTTAGAAAGCAATACCATCGACTGTTCAGATCCTCCTTTGGTTTGAACTACAAAAGTTTTCTTGGGTGAATTTTGTAGTGATGACTAAACAGTCTGGCCAATGTTGTTTGCTGATAAGGACTAGGAAAGgtcaaaacagaaatgtcaaagacACGCCGGGACACACTGTCTACCTCGACCTGCGTGTGACAGCTACCTCACCGAACGGCTGTGgctcacacacacgtgctggCCATACAGACAGccttgctgctgcagctactgCCAGCCCCAGTTTGCCTTTGCTAATGGACATCAATAATGATGATGAGTGGTttgagagagatagagagggtTGAGAGATTATTCTACAGATATAGACATTTAAACTGTAGTGTAAAGCTGGTATGATGTTGATTTGACTGTCAGCAGATCATTTCCACTGTCAGTATTTTTGCTGAGAACTGCACGCATCAGGTGGAAAAAATAGGCGAGACTCCAAATCTATAAATAACGTGTGGTGGCTAAATGACAAAAGGGAGATTCAAGCATATTGCTTGTGTCTCAGGAAATATGGTTGAGGTCACTTAGAAACAGTGAAACACCTCTTAACTTCTCTAATTAACACGCTGTATTTAATTTTTCTtgtgtacaaaaactgaagcgGAAAAATGTTGCGTTGAGGGTTTTATGGGAGCtcatgtgctggactatttcctGATGTTTATGTCCTGGTCACTGACGACTGGAGACTCTAGGAAGTGACTGTGCCTTGCCAAGAGACAGCGACTTCGACTTGTCACCTTACTGTGCAAATTAGAGCCGCCTGCCAACTCAAGCTTGGAAATGACAGGTGGCTGGAGTTGTCTGACAGCCGGCAAACTGAAAAGGCTGCATGTTGAATAGGGTAATAAGAAATCCTTCAGGACATTATAAAGGATTAATTGCTTATATAATATGGCTTTGTGGCCTGACCTGTGAGTCGATGACAAAGATTAGCGCTCCGGTTCCACGGAAGATCATTTCGTAGTCAAAGGTGGGGTCAAAGAAGTCGATCTGTCCGGGGAAGTCCCAGATCTGGAAGCTGAcgaaggagctgctggagacgTCCTCTCTGCAGATCTTATTGGTGCTCTCCAGGAACAAGGTCTCGTTGGGTGACATTTTATGGAAAACTACCTTCTGGATTGAGGACTTCCCGCTTCTCCGCAGGCCCATCAACAGTATACGAGGTTTGACCTCCCCATTCAGGGAATCACTGAAGCCCAACACTACACATCAATAAAAGGACAGAGGCACCATAAATTAGGAGGGTAAACTTGCATTAGAGAACCACCAAGTTACAGGTTTATAAATGACTTCAAGAGggactccactgattttacacgtCAAAGTCAATTTACAAATACTACTCAGGAGATGTGGGTTATAGTGATTCAAAATGATATTATGATATGGCAgagtaatataataataatatatgtcAATCTTACTGACAATGTGATTAAATCGTGATGAATATAAATAGAGTAAACGTGAGGTTTCAAAACCAAAGCGCTTCCACACTACTAACTACAGGGTTATCTTTATTCgcaggatggatggattttcaAATCACTGCTAAGGCATTTTACAAATTTTCTACACGTTAACTATGTAAATGCAGGATCACATGTGAGACATGCAACCGTCTGGCAGAGTCCAGTAGTGGTGTCTCCAGAGCTTATGAATAATGTTTATGTTAAGAGATTGGCATTATGATTTGGTGTTAAATTTTGCTTTAAGTGTTTGTTTAATTTCATGAGTTCCACACAAACCTGCAGGATGTACCTATCTGAACAGAACCACTAACCCCTCCCTCATTACCACTGCCAAGGTGCCATCGACAACGAGCTTCATAACCAGCTGATCTGACCTTGGTTGTACTGACCAGTTTTTAGGTGGGAGTGagagatgtgtgtatgtggagcAGGGGTTTGCTACAAATCCCGCTATGTTGCAATGCTGCAATTAAGACTATAtcttttaaatatgcaaattaacAATATTGCTGAGAAATGAGCTACAGCATGTAGCTCTAAATGTTGTTCTTTTAGTACCTATATATGCAAACACTGAATACGCAGGACAGTATGAACATGAGAGGATGTGTGCACGAGTTTCCTAATCCCCAAGGCAAATGTACAGTACTACAGTaggacaaatgtgtgtgtgtgtgtgtgtgtgtgtgtgtgtgtgtgtgtgtgtgtgtgcacgcccatgtgtttgtgtgtaccaCATTCTTGCTTTGAAAAAAGGCTTTCTCCTGTAGCCTGAAAAGACTGAGGCCACATACTTGACAAGTCATGAATTGATGAGCCTTTAGTCGCTGTAcagtaaataagtaaacaacACAGTGTCTGATCAAACAATAGCTCCCATTATATCTCAACTCTAGTTGACTTGATCCCATTAAAATTTCAGTGTGGGCATAAAGAACTGCAGAGCAGAAGGCCAGTGAGTCTGCAACTATTTACTAACGCACTCATTTCCATACCTCCCTTTCTACCACTCGTCTCCTGACCCAATGAGAAGAAAGGGGGAGGAAAGTGAAGATGAGCAGGAGACAGAAGTGCGCAGAGTCTAGACAGCTGTTTGCTTGTGTCATCATAGAGGTCCATATCCATGACTGATCCACACTGCAGTCCAACAGCCAGTCACAAAACATCATTCGATACCACTTGGAGATATCATCTATAGTCCGCACAGCTCAGCTTTGGTGCAATTTCTATATGCATATTGTGGGTAAAACAAATCGTGAGTTACTCAACTCAACTACATCAACTACTATTTTCATGCGTCTAGTCTGCAGACACAGTAGATGAATATGGTAAACATCTTAACGAAGAGATTACTTACATTAATAGACACTTTTTTCATTACAAGTGTTCTGAAATGTTATGTTTCAATATGCAAAAGAGAtattatgtaaataaatgtgttctTAGTTGCAAACATTGTTATAGAAATCAGGCTATGAATGTAATATAGACAAACCCCTCTGTAAAAATATACACAGCAGATGGGAGCAGAACTGGAAAACTAGATGTGTGTAAGTGCTGCTAAAATGGACATTTCTGGCTCAGAGTATGAGAAGAAAATCTCATTTTGAGATAAAAGCCTTTAAAGATATGGACTGAAGAattgcacacattttcagacgGAAGAATATGACTTTCCCCGTTGATTACTCACAAATAAACTATTTTTGTCTAAATGTTACATATGTATTGAATATTTATAAATGTTATGTTCAAAACGATCTATTATCTATTTAAAATGTAGTGATCTGCATTAATGTTCAGAGCAGAAATCCGAGCTAAAATGCACAACTGCATGTGGACTCTTGGACGTTTTCTTCCATTACTCTGACAGAGAGCAAGTTTTGAGAGCTTAACAGCCCAAACCTTCTGAACTGAGCATGTTTCAACCTGCGGTGAAGTCAGACATCACCAGCAGGTAGCAGGTccatttcagctgctcagctgtaAACCCTCACTGGCACTGTATGAGTGAGTAACGAAGCCACTAATACTGTTAAGAAGTTGTAGTAGGCTGAATGTATTCCGCTCCTCCACCGCGGTGGTGGAGCTAACTTTAACGGATAACGCCCACCAAGTTGTCCGCTGACGCAGACATTTATTTTAGTGGAGCCCGTCGGTTAGCTAGCCGGACAGCGGGCTAGCTAAAGTTAGGAGCGTTAGCCGCGGAAGCTACACTGAGACGTCCGAGCAGCAAACACTGCGGAGCTGAGCTGAAACCGGACCGTCTCCCCTCGCCCCCCGCCGGCGTGTGACCTTCCTGAGCCGAACAAATATCCGCCTACCTCCGTCCTCGCAGCCCAGCTCGGCGTCTGAAAACGCCTCCAGGTCGTCTTCGTCGTCGTAATATCCCAGAGCCgcgtcctcctcatcctccaggcTCAGCGCCGAAACCCTCTCGCTCGTCATGCTGGCTTCCTCTGCTGTCGCCTTGTTTCTGCTTTGGGTTTCAGCCGCTTGTAGAGTCAAACTTTTCTACATTGTCACCTGATACGTGAGAGCCATGATGGTGAACTTTCACCGCCCGCCCCCCCAATCCTCCTCCAGTCTGACACAGTGCAGACGCGCGTGCAGGGGTCGTCTATAACTGGATTAAAATCAGTTCAAAAGAAACAactaaaatgctgtttgtggcCAAAATAAATGCATAGATATATAGACAGATATAGATACTTAAATATAGATAATACTGTACATAATAACACACTGAACGACCCTTCATCTCTTATTGTACTGAAAAGTTAAAGGAGAAATTGAATAACATCCTTTGAATCTTCAGTGATCCTTTGAAGTCAAGGTACTGAGGGTCACATCCATGCATGGTTCACGCCGCTGCCCAGGACAGCATAGCCCATGGATGCAGGCAGTGGGGCGGAGTGGGCCTCAGCATCCCCTATAATCAGTCATAATAAAAGCCAGTTTTATCAGTTAAACTTAAGTTAATACGGGAGAGACTGAATCTCCTGACAGCTGATGGTCACctgagtgaaaagagaggagagggagaaaactagaggagagagaggtgcaCACAGCTTGGCAGCATgtgggaaacaaaaacaagcaagtgTAGAGAAATGTGGTTAAAGTTTCCAGTTTCTTTGCTGATTTCGCATCAGCAGGACAAATATGAActgtaaatgctaatgttaatagATTCATTGAAAGTGAGACTGACCCATCAGGAGGAAAGTCGTAGCAGGCCTGAGGTATCTGAGGACTGATTTAAAGAGAAGGTGAGGGGGTGAGTTTTTAGTTTCAATTTAAAGCCTCAACAGAGTCAGACTGTCAGAAGTTAACAGGGAGGTTATTCCAGAGAAAAGGGGCCGATAGGAAAAGGCCTGCAGCCAGCTGATGACTTTTTACGTCTTGAGCCAGACAAGAGCCCTGAGTTCTGAGAGTGTAGTTCACAGGAGACCCAATTCAGTTGCTGCCAGGTACACAAAGACGTGTTGTGAAACTGGATGTtccacatttctgatttttgtcacaCATGTGTACCTGCGTACCAGTTATTTGTACCCCGGACTATAAGCCTTCCCTCCGCGAATGTGCCAAATGAAGCTATTACATCTATAGATTTTTTTATAAATTGAAATAATCTTTCCctagtttttctctttctgtttaaacagaaaagagaaaactgacCTTTCacccctgctgtctgtcaggaacGTGCTGTACGAACAGAGCAATGACAACTTCCAAGACGAATGCACCGAAGAACTCATCGGCAGCATCATTATCACCCACTACAACAACTGCACCTACCGCATTGATGCCATCGAGTGGAACAAATCACCAAAAGACACCTTCACTTTGATGGATGGCACAGAAATGACCTTTGTTGAAATGATCAGagtttcagagcagcagtggaagtcGAGTTTATATGTGGCTGTTAGTGTTTTGTCTTCTCATTGAAACACATATTTATTGTCACTGAATTGCATGGACTTCCACATTTTGACAGCAAGAACTATGGGATTGCGATCAAAGAGTTGGACCAGCCTCTGCTCATGCATCGGCCAAAGGAGAGGTCCAAGCCAGGAGGCAAGGTACAACCTCGCTTCAGCATCAGTCAGCTGTATTTCTTTGATTAAACATACCTCTTGACGGTGGACCACTCAGCTGACAGGACCTGAATTCCTGTATCAGATTGTGGCAATCTGATACAGGTGGCTACAGCCTTGTGGCTACAATATGTCTTGTCATCCAGACATGTCAGGACTTTAAAAGCactaaaatgcacaaaatgaaaataattgctatTGCCTGAATTAGGTTTGTCATATCATGACTTAGGCTGTCCCACATTTTCCTGTGTGAGAGgcactctgctgttgtttgaacAGTCTACTCAGGCTTCAGTAATACTTGTTCCATATACATGTGAATTCTGGTTGTTCATGAATCCATCAGAAACATAACGACACAAAGTGGAAATTATGTGGGAAATTTTTGCAATGTGAGCAGTAAACACTGAACTCAACAGGTAATTGTATAATATTGATTTATTGCAGCAAGTCATCACTGGAGAGATCCTTTTAGTACCAGAGCTTTCCTTCATGACGGGAATCcctgagaaaatgaagaaggaCTCCAGAGCTATGAGGGTACATTTGATGTGTCAGCACaatgttcttcctctctgaggCTGCTCTCAGACCTTCACACACCGACACTAAACGGCTGCAAAGATCAGAAATCAATTCTGTATTGTGGAAGACAATATGTATTAGTTAAAGAAATGCTATATTGTTATGAAGCAAACATGGTAGGTCTGTAATGATAGTTTAGAGTCAGGATGCCAAGTTCACACCAGTATTATAATGTGATTGTTCCATACCAGAAAGAAACTGGTATGGACTGGATTTACTGGTATAGACTAGGAATTCATTGGTCAAATCTA
Coding sequences:
- the rragd gene encoding ras-related GTP-binding protein D; this translates as MTSERVSALSLEDEEDAALGYYDDEDDLEAFSDAELGCEDGVLGFSDSLNGEVKPRILLMGLRRSGKSSIQKVVFHKMSPNETLFLESTNKICREDVSSSSFVSFQIWDFPGQIDFFDPTFDYEMIFRGTGALIFVIDSQDDYVEALSRLHLTVTRAYKVNPDINFEVFIHKVDGLSDDHKIEKQRDIHKRANDDLADAGLEQIHLSFYLTSIYDHSIFEAFSKVVQKLIPQLPTLENLLNIFISNSGIEKAFLFDVVSKIYIATDSSPVDMQTYELCCDMIDVVIDISCIYGLTNTEGGLPYDKESMAIIHLNNTTVMYLKEVTKFLAMVCFLRKESFERKGLIDYNFHCFKNAIQEVFDVRVKVQQNRKLLSQRRWSKLTMTNGVLSNLH
- the LOC121618591 gene encoding piwi-like protein 2 produces the protein MTFYVLSQTRALSSESVVHRRPNSVAARKEKTDLSPLLSVRNVLYEQSNDNFQDECTEELIGSIIITHYNNCTYRIDAIEWNKSPKDTFTLMDGTEMTFVEMIRCFVFSLKHIFIVTELHGLPHFDSKNYGIAIKELDQPLLMHRPKERSKPGGKQVITGEILLVPELSFMTGIPEKMKKDSRAMRDLTRHINVSSEQHSHSINQLLKNISTNPESLKELSRWGLEISSQILTIKGRTLPAETICLQSSSFATGADASWSREIVRKASISSIPVNMRAIFYPHRCAEQVEQLVSTFNNIAGAIRMRLERPTFVQLRNDRTETYVKSIHSELTSRV